A window of the Oryza brachyantha chromosome 5, ObraRS2, whole genome shotgun sequence genome harbors these coding sequences:
- the LOC102722959 gene encoding transcription termination factor MTERF4, chloroplastic-like, which produces MFTAVWRRRLAVPFPQIRGGAYHFQPNPHAVLLAHAYSTATVSGGRDSEPCPDTISYLVSCGLTPAAARQTVATARGFRIRSTQKADAVRALLRSHGFSDADVARIARGAPLLLTVDPDRIVRPKLEFFASIGFEPSKLATVPLLLSRSLHNHIVPTIQFLRGVIGTDDEIRRGFSNMPRALQVNLDNCMRPAVEALRQNGLTSSVDLSRVLVFQLGVLMLSPARIAEIFEDLKAMGMPVTDRRFAAWFRAMCSMRRETWLRKVALYRSFGLSESELFEAIKKQPTILLGAEETIKRKALFFREELNLEMRDAMANPVFVAYSLEKTILPRCAVLSVLMRKGKIKPDIQLPQALYGSDKTFTKKYVQRYAADVPDVVKAYEGKIKFKGFKGTSRTQWH; this is translated from the coding sequence ATGTTCACAGCCgtctggcggcggcggctcgccgtCCCATTCCCCCAAATCCGCGGCGGCGCATACCACTTCCAGCCTAACCCCCATGCCGTCCTCCTTGCTCACGCCTACTCCACGGCCACCGTCTCCGGCGGCCGTGACTCCGAGCCATGCCCCGACACCATCTCTTACCTGGTCTCCTGCGGTCTcaccccggccgccgcccgccaaaccgtcgccaccgcccgcgGCTTCCGGATCCGGTCCACCCAAAAGGCAGacgccgtccgcgccctcctccgcaGCCACGGCTTCTCCGACGCGGACGTCGCCCGGATAGCCCGCGGCGCCCCGCTGCTGCTCACCGTCGATCCCGACCGGATCGTCCGGCCCAAGCTCGAGTTCTTCGCCTCGATCGGGTTCGAACCCAGCAAGCTGGCCACCGTgccgctcctcctctcgcGTAGCCTCCACAATCACATCGTCCCCACCATCCAGTTCCTCCGCGGCGTCATCGGCACCGACGACGAAATCCGCCGCGGGTTCTCCAACATGCCCCGCGCCCTCCAGGTCAACCTGGACAACTGTATGCGCCCCGCGGTGGAAGCCCTCCGCCAGAACGGCCTCACCAGTAGCGTGGACTTGTCGAGAGTCCTCGTCTTCCAGCTGGGCGTGCTCATGCTATCACCGGCCCGCATTGCCGAAATCTTCGAGGATCTCAAGGCTATGGGTATGCCCGTCACGGACAGGCGCTTCGCCGCCTGGTTCCGTGCGATGTGCAGCATGAGGAGGGAGACATGGCTGCGGAAGGTGGCGCTGTACCGGAGCTTTGGCCTGTCCGAGAGTGAGTTGTTTGAAGCCATCAAGAAGCAGCCCACAATACTGCTTGGCGCTGAAGAGACCATAAAAAGGAAGGCATTGTTCTTCCGCGAGGAGCTAAACCTTGAAATGAGAGATGCAATGGCAAATCCAGTTTTTGTAGCATATAGCTTGGAGAAGACGATCCTGCCAAGGTGTGCTGTGTTGAGCGTGTTGATGAGAAAGGGGAAGATTAAGCCAGATATTCAGTTGCCTCAGGCATTGTATGGTAGTGACAAGACTTTCACGAAGAAGTATGTACAGAGATATGCTGCTGATGTGCCAGACGTTGTTAAGGCATACGAGGGTAAGATTAAATTCAAAGGATTCAAAGGTACTTCCAGAACACAATGGCATTAG
- the LOC102711437 gene encoding transcription termination factor MTERF4, chloroplastic — protein MMKSLFLFSAHPKPPLPPSPHLRKLLRLSASASASSPPRTGRSPRPTHGRPRHSPGPSSSSSSSLYARPSLLVMERGRAARRADVDAFLASLGVDPGELAGLELPATVDVMRERVEFLHSLGLSNEDLSAYPLALGCSVRKNMVPVLDYLGKLGVRQDALPDLLRRYPQVLHASVVVDLAPVVKYLQGMDVRPIDVPRVLERYPELLGFKLEGTMSTSIAYLVGIGVARRQIGSVITRFPEVLGMRVGKIIKPFTEHLEGIGLQRLAIARIIEKKPYVLGFGLDDKVKPNIEALLEFGVRKEALASVVAQYPDILGIELRDKLVAQQSLFESSILVSSEDFGRVIERMPQAISLGRTAVLKHVNFLTACGFLLSQVSKMVVACPQLLALNMDIMKMSFEYFQNEMERNSEELVEFPAFFTYGLESTIRPRHEIVAKKGFTCSLAWLLNCSDEKFDERMKYDTIGIEEMEVENSFDMNTLSEPLDDEVEDEDLDEDSDYESTDDEFIE, from the coding sequence ATGATGAAgtccctcttcctcttctccgcCCACCCCAAGCCGCCTCTCCCCCCTTCCCCCCACCTCCGCAAGCTGCTCCGGCTcagcgcctccgcctccgcatcCTCCCCGCCCCGCACCGGCCGCTCCCCGAGGCCCACCCATGGCAGGCCCCGGCACAGCCCCggcccttcctcctcctcctcctcttccctctACGCGCGCCCAAGCCTCCTCGTCATGGAGCGCGgtcgcgccgcccgccgcgccgacgtcgacgcatTCCTCGCCTCGCTCGGCGTCGACCCgggcgagctcgccggcctCGAGCTCCCCGCCACCGTGGACGTCATGCGCGAGCGCGTCGAGTTCCTACACTCCCTCGGCCTCTCCAACGAAGACCTCTCCGCGTACCCGCTCGCCCTCGGGTGCAGCGTCCGCAAGAACATGGTCCCCGTCCTCGACTACCTCGGCAAGCTTGGCGTCCGCCAGGACGCGCTCCCGGACCTTCTCCGCCGGTACCCGCAGGTGCTCCATGCGAGCGTCGTCGTGGATCTCGCCCCCGTTGTCAAGTACCTCCAGGGCATGGATGTCAGGCCGATCGACGTGCCGCGTGTGCTTGAGCGATACCCAGAGCTCCTCGGCTTCAAGCTCGAGGGAACCATGAGCACCTCCATCGCCTACCTCGTCGGCATTGGTGTGGCAAGGCGGCAGATTGGCAGCGTTATCACCCGTTTTCCTGAGGTGCTGGGCATGCGGGTCGGCAAGATTATCAAACCTTTCACCGAACACCTTGAGGGCATTGGGTTGCAGAGGCTAGCTATTGCAAGGATCATCGAGAAGAAGCCATATGTTCTTGGTTTTGGGTTGGATGACAAGGTGAAGCCTAATATTGAGGCGCTTCTGGAATTTGGGGTGAGGAAGGAGGCGTTAGCTTCCGTTGTGGCACAATACCCGGACATTCTTGGAATTGAGCTAAGAGACAAGCTTGTTGCACAACAGAGCTTGTTTGAGTCTAGCATTTTGGTCAGCAGTGAGGATTTTGGTAGAGTGATAGAGAGGATGCCACAAGCCATTAGCCTTGGTCGAACTGCAGTTCTAAAGCATGTTAATTTCCTAACTGCTTGTGGCTTCTTGCTCTCTCAGGTCAGCAAGATGGTCGTAGCATGCCCACAGTTGCTCGCGTTGAATATGGATATAATGAAGATGAGCTTTGAATACTTTCAAAATGAGATGGAGCGGAATTCAGAGGAGCTGGTTGAGTTCCCTGCATTCTTTACATATGGCCTTGAGTCAACTATAAGGCCGCGGCATGAGATAGTGGCTAAGAAGGGGTTCACATGCTCTCTTGCATGGCTTCTAAACTGTTCTGATGAAAAATTCGATGAGCGCATGAAGTATGATACAATTGGGATTGAGGAAATGGAAGTTGAGAATTCTTTTGACATGAACACTTTGTCGGAACCTTTAGATGATGAGGTGGAAGATGAAGATCTGGATGAGGATAGTGATTATGAGAGCACCGATGATGAGTTTATTGAATAA
- the LOC102699404 gene encoding peptide methionine sulfoxide reductase B3, chloroplastic-like: MGVQHLLKLRMMASPHPHPHPRPGAPLAARPLSALASFFLAPPSTSAPPRHVALSCSRPRCSNRWSASRRCGGMVGRRSLGVVAMSSSAPPPPGSVQKSEEEWEAILSPEQFRILRRKATEYPGTGEYDKFFGEGVYECAGCGTPLYKSSTKFNSGCGWPAFYEGFPGAIARTPDPDGRRIEITCAACGGHLGHVFKGEGFNTPTDERHCVNSISLKFIPASEDSKL; encoded by the exons ATGGGCGTCCAGCATCTGCTCAAGCTGAGGATGATGGCGTcgccccacccccacccgcaccctcgccccggcgcgccgctcgccgcgcgcccgcTCTCCGCGCTCGCCTCCTTCTTCCTCGCCccgccctccacctccgcgCCACCTCGGCACGTCGCGCTCTCGTGCTCGCGGCCGCGCTGCAGCAACCGGTGGTCCGCTAGCCGGCGCTGCGGGGGGATGGTTGGCCGGCGGTCGCTGGGCGTCGTGGCGATGTcttcgtcggcgccgcctcctcccggatCCGTGCAGAAGTCTGAGGAGGAGTGGGAGGCTATCCTCTCGCCGGAGCAGTTCCGCATCCTCCGCCGCAAGGCCACCGA GTATCCTGGAACAGGTGAATATGACAAGTTCTTTGGTGAGGGCGTTTATGAATGTGCTGGATGTGGAACACCATTGTACAAGTCGTCTACAAAATTCAATTCAGGTTGTGGTTGGCCAGCATTCTATGAAGGATTTCCTGGAGCCATTGCACGTACG CCTGATCCTGACGGCAGGCGAATAGAGATCACCTGTGCGGCCTGTGGAGGACACTTAGGCCATGTGTTCAAAGGGGAGGGTTTCAACACGCCTACAGATGAGAGGCATTGTGTTAACAGTATCTCACTCAAGTTCATTCCAGCCTCAGAAGATAGTAAACTTTGA
- the LOC102699685 gene encoding protein RESISTANCE TO PHYTOPHTHORA 1, chloroplastic codes for MYSPLGSGCAFAAGSSFPTPAAAAASRLPASTLTAGKWAGSRRRRPARTVLAWASSDGSDGGGAAGSVAAEASAVGESKEGEETGGRGSSAESSTEKKPAPVDPKIEKELKKAVQKTAATFAPRASTATKNPAVPGSTLYSIFEVQGYVSMLLGGALSFNLVFPSNEPDIWRLMGMWSIWMFTIPSLRARDCSNKEKEALNYLFLLVPLINVTIPFFVKSFAVVWSADTVAFFVMYAWKLGWLQRSE; via the exons ATGTACAGCCCTCTCGGCAGCGGCTgcgcgttcgccgccggctccTCGTTCCCGACGCCGGCCGCTGCAGCGGCGTCGCGGTTGCCGGCGTCCACCCTTACCGCCGGGAAATGGGcgggcagcaggaggaggagaccgGCGCGGACGGTTCTTGCGTGGGCGAGCTCGGATGGCTcggacggtggcggcgctgctggTTCGGTGGCGGCCGAGGCCTCCGCCGTGGGAGAGAGCAAGGAAGGAGAGGAAACCGGGGGAAGAGGCTCTTCCGCTGAGTCGTCGACGGAGAAGAAGCCGGCCCCCGTTGATCCCAAGATTGAGAAGGAGCTTAAGAAG GCAGTTCAGAAGACCGCTGCAACGTTTGCACCGAGGGCGTCCACTGCCACAAAGAACCCTGCAGTGCCTGGATCAACCCTGTACTCTATCTTTGAGGTCCAGGGATATGTCTCCATGCTGTTGGGTGGAGCCCTTTCCTTCAACCTTGTGTTCCCATCAAATGAGCCAGATATTTGGAGGCTGATGGGAATGTGGTCCATCTGGATGTTCA CTATACCTTCTCTTCGGGCCCGTGACTGCTCAAACAAGGAGAAAGAGGCTCTCAATTACTTGTTTCTGTTGGTCCCTCTAATCAATGTCACTATCCCGTTCTTCGTGAAATCCTTCGCTGTTGTCTGGTCAGCAGATACCGTTGCGTTCTTTGTGATGTATGCATGGAAG CTTGGGTGGCTGCAAAGGTCAGAGTGA
- the LOC102699960 gene encoding methyl-CpG-binding domain-containing protein 1-like, translating into MKGNLILRKRGSSTDSIGMYAVQCCECHKWRKVDTKDEFETIRENFTEEPWYCSRRPDCSCEDTADIEYDSSRIWVLDKPNIPKPPAGTERLVIMRGDLSKMDTYYVMPNGKRVRCTAEVDKFLEANPEYKDHFSAESFSFTTPKIVEETVSHSSVWKSGKAKKQDRINASSNKH; encoded by the coding sequence atgAAAGGTAACCTTATTTTGAGAAAACGAGGTTCCTCCACAGATTCCATTGGCATGTATGCAGTCCAATGTTGTGAGTGTCACAAATGGCGCAAGGTTGACACAAAAGATGAGTTTGAAACAATTCGTGAGAACTTCACTGAGGAGCCATGGTACTGCAGTAGGAGACCTGACTGCTCGTGTGAAGACACTGCTGACATTGAGTATGATAGCAGTCGTATCTGGGTCCTTGATAAGCCTAACATACCAAAGCCTCCAGCAGGAACTGAGAGACTAGTGATTATGAGAGGTGATTTGTCTAAAATGGATACCTACTATGTCATGCCAAATGGGAAGCGTGTAAGGTGCACCGCAGAGGTGGATAAGTTCCTTGAGGCCAACCCAGAGTACAAAGATCACTTTTCAGCTGAAAGCTTCAGCTTTACAACACCCAAGATTGTTGAGGAAACTGTTTCTCACAGCTCTGTGTGGAAGTCTGGGAAGGCTAAGAAGCAGGACAGGATAAATGCTTCAAGCAATAAACACTAA
- the LOC102711705 gene encoding methyl-CpG-binding domain-containing protein 4-like, protein MALEGKQVSGDSVTMYAIQCCECEKWRIIPTKEEFEKIRMNFSVELWFCRKKPNCSCEHPEDIQYDSSRIWVLDRPSIPKPPPETRRLVIMRTDLSKMDAYYVMPNGKRVRAKTDVDRFLAENPEYAATLPASSFNFSTPKIVKETVSESAKWVIAKAKMAGRKEQGATNVQSGSSK, encoded by the exons ATGGCTCTGGAG ggGAAACAAGTTTCTGGAGATTCTGTTACCATGTACGCCATCCAATGCTGCGAATGCGAGAAATGGCGTATCATTCCAACGAAAGAAGAGTTTGAGAAAATCCGTATGAACTTCTCCGTGGAGCTATGGTTCTGCAGGAAAAAGCCCAACTGCTCATGTGAGCACCCTGAAGATATCCAGTATGATAGCAGCCGCATTTGGGTCTTGGACAGGCCTAGCATCCCTAAGCCTCCTCCGGAGACACGGAGGCTGGTGATCATGAGGACCGATCTATCTAAGATGGACGCCTACTATGTCATGCCAAATGGGAAGCGTGTGAGGGCCAAAACCGATGTAGATAGGTTCCTGGCAGAAAATCCAGAGTATGCTGCTACCTTACCAGCTTCAAGCTTCAACTTCTCAACACCTAAGATTGTTAAGGAGACTGTTTCTGAGAGTGCAAAGTGGGTGATCGCAAAGGCTAAGATGGCAGGTCGTAAGGAACAGGGTGCAACAAATGTCCAGAGTGGCAGCAGCAAGTAG
- the LOC102711981 gene encoding pyruvate, phosphate dikinase 1, chloroplastic, with product MPSVSRAVCVQRASGNGRRSRDATAAAAAGRRSVAAQRARHAIRSGPGRSARGGHCSPLGAVAAPVPTTTKKRVFHFGKGKSEGNKAMKDLLGGKGANLAEMASIGLSVPPGFTVSTEACQQYQAAGKKLPPGLWEEILEGLQWVEEYMAARLGDPARPLLLSVRSGAAVSMPGMMDTVLNLGLNDEVAAGLAAKSGDRFAYDSFRRFLDMFGNVVMDIPHALFEEKLEAMKAAKGLHNDTDLSASDLKELVGQYKNVYVEAKGEPFPSDPKKQLQLAVLAVFNSWDSPRAIKYRSINKITGLKGTAVNVQSMVFGNMGNTSGTGVLFTRNPSTGEKKLYGEFLVNAQGEDVVAGIRTPEDLDAMRDHMPQPYEELVENCKILESHYKEMMDIEFTVQENRLWMLQCRTGKRTGKGAVKIAVDMVNEGLVERRTALKMVEPGHLDQLLHPQFENPSGYKDKVIATGLPASPGAAVGQIVFTAEDAEAWHAQGKDAILVRTETSPEDVGGMHAAVGILTARGGMTSHAAVVARGWGKCCVSGCSSVRVNDAAKIVVIEDKELHEGEWLSLNGSTGEVILGKQPLCPPALSGDLETFMSWVDEVRKLKVMANADTPEDASTARMNGAEGIGLCRTEHMFFASDERIKAVRQMIMASTIELRQKALDRLLPYQRSDFEGIFRAMDGLPVTIRLLDPPLHEFLPEGHVEDMVRELCSETGAAQDDVLARVEKLSEVNPMLGFRGCRLGISYPELTEMQARAIFEAAITMTNQGIKVFPEIMVPLVGTPQELGHQVDVIRQIANKVFADMGRTIGYKVGTMIEIPRAALVADEIAEQAEFFSFGTNDLTQMTFGYSRDDVGKFLPIYLAQGILQHDPFEVLDQRGVGELVKVATERGRKARPNLKVGICGEHGGEPSSVAFFAKAGLDYVSCSPFRVPIARLAAAQVLL from the exons AGGGTGTTCCACTTCGGCAAGGGCAAGAGCGAGGGCAACAAGGCCATGAAGGACCTG ctGGGAGGGAAGGGGGCGAACTTGGCGGAGATGGCGAGCATCGGGCTGTCGGTGCCGCCGGGGTTCACGGTGTCGACGGAGGCGTGCCAGCAGTACCAGGCGGCGGGGAAGAAGCTCCCGCCGGGGCTGTGGGAGGAGATCCTCGAGGGGCTCCAGTGGGTGGAGGAGTACATGGCCGCCCGTCTCGGCGACCCCGCCCGcccgctcctcctctccgtccgctccggcgccgcc GTGTCGATGCCGGGGATGATGGACACGGTGCTGAACCTGGGGCTGAACGACGAGGTGGCGGCCGGGCTGGCGGCCAAGAGCGGCGACCGCTTCGCCTACGACTCCTTCCGCCGTTTCCTCGACATGTTCGGCAACGTG GTCATGGACATTCCTCATGCACTGTTCGAAGAGAAGCTCGAAGCCATGAAGGCAGCCAAGGGACTGCACAACGACACTGACCTGAGTGCCAGTGACCTCAAAGAACTAGTGGGGCAGTACAAGAATGTCTACGTTGAAGCCAAAGGAGAGCCATTTCCCTCTG ATCCCAagaagcagctgcagctggcAGTGTTAGCTGTGTTCAACTCATGGGACAGCCCAAGAGCAATCAAGTATAGAAGCATTAACAAGATCACTGGGCTGAAGGGCACTGCTGTAAACGTGCAGAGCATGGTGTTTGGGAACATGGGGAACACCTCCGGCACTGGTGTTCTCTTCACTAGGAACCCAAGCACTGGAGAGAAGAAGCTCTACGGCGAATTCCTTGTGAATGCTCAG GGTGAGGATGTGGTTGCTGGCATCAGAACTCCTGAGGATCTTGATGCTATGAGGGACCACATGCCGCAGCCTTATGAGGAGCTTGTTGAGAACTGCAAGATTTTGGAGAGTCACTATAAAGAAATGATG GATATTGAATTTACTGTTCAGGAAAATAGGCTTTGGATGCTGCAATGCAGAACAGGAAAGCGTACAGGCAAAGGTGCTGTAAAGATTGCTGTAGACATGGTCAATGAGGGCCTTGTTGAGCGCCGTACAGCACTTAAGATGGTAGAACCAGGTCACCTGGATCAGCTTCTTCATCCTCAG TTTGAGAACCCATCAGGGTATAAAGACAAAGTCATTGCCACTGGCTTACCAGCATCACCTGGGGCTGCTGTGGGCCAAATTGTATTCACCGCCGAGGATGCTGAAGCATGGCATGCCCAAGGGAAAGATGCTATTCTG GTGAGGACAGAGACCAGCCCAGAGGATGTTggtggcatgcatgcagctgttGGAATTCTTACAGCAAGAGGTGGTATGACCTCTCACGCCGCTGTTGTAGCGCGGGGATGGGGCAAATGTTGTGTGTCAGGTTGCTCAAGTGTTCGTGTAAATGATGCAGCAAAG ATTGTAGTGATTGAAGACAAGGAGCTTCATGAAGGTGAATGGCTGTCATTGAATGGATCAACTGGTGAAGTGATCCTTGGCAAGCAGCCACTTTGCCCACCAGCCCTTAGTGGTGATTTGGAAACTTTCATGTCCTGGGTGGATGAAGTTAGGAAACTCAAG GTTATGGCCAACGCTGATACCCCTGAGGATGCATCAACAGCCAGAATGAATGGGGCAGAAGGAATCGGGCTATGCCGGACTGAACACATG TTCTTCGCTTCAGACGAGAGGATTAAGGCTGTCAGGCAGATGATTATGGCTTCAACTATTGAACTAAGGCAAAAAGCACTAGATCGCCTTCTGCCTTATCAGAGGTCTGACTTTGAAGGCATCTTCCGTGCAATGGATG GGCTTCCGGTGACCATTAGACTCTTGGACCCTCCACTTCATGAGTTTCTTCCAGAAGGTCATGTTGAGGATATGGTGCGTGAGCTATGTTCTGAGACTGGAGCAGCTCAGGATGATGTCCTTGCAAGAGTAGAAAAGCTCTCAGAAGTAAATCCAATGCTTGGTTTCCGTGGGTGCAG GCTCGGTATATCGTACCCTGAACTAACAGAAATGCAAGCCCGTGCCATCTTTGAAGCTGCTATAACCATGACCAACCAGGGTATTAAAGTTTTTCCGGAGATCATGGTTCCCCTTGTTGGTACACCTCAG GAATTGGGGCATCAAGTGGATGTTATCCGTCAAATTGCTAATAAAGTGTTTGCGGACATGGGAAGAACCATTGGGTACAAAGTTGGAACTATGATTGAAATTCCCCGGGCAGCTCTAGTGGCAGACGAG ATAGCAGAGCAGGCTGAGTTCTTCTCCTTTGGAACAAACGACCTCACACAGATGACATTTGGTTACAGCAGGGATGATGTGGGAAAGTTCCTTCCCATCTATCTGGCTCAGGGTATCCTCCAGCATGACCCTTTTGAG GTGCTTGATCAAAGAGGAGTGGGGGAGCTGGTTAAGGTGGCTACAGAGAGGGGCCGCAAAGCTAGGCCTAACTTGAAG GTGGGCATCTGTGGTGAACATGGTGGAGAGCCTTCCTCAGTTGCTTTCTTTGCAAAGGCCGGGCTGGACTATGTTTCTTGTTCTCCTTTCAG GGTCCCAATTGCTAGGCTAGCTGCAGCTCAGGTGCTCCTCTGA